The following coding sequences lie in one Metopolophium dirhodum isolate CAU chromosome 5, ASM1992520v1, whole genome shotgun sequence genomic window:
- the LOC132944790 gene encoding uncharacterized protein LOC132944790, which yields MNNKNDGEAHVQMLTDVCQNVCTFIKTITMNNMSNVDKLNTFEIKINDLQCICSKLKTKLEQINEQVKTLASLLNFTTDQDASAIDILTQWILSLSNKNIEYPKKRKLYSSYSPLKLSLKDKTEINESTKNNTICTKPEKENKIKCQNELNNIWKLQVKRDGNPSDLLKKSKQTTLMLRPQKEKVKMDITTFSSPTPKISVLNSSSLFSPEILNLKNYTTNDNTICETNIIHNTGLNDSANISSSNFNTIIKPSKNILSIIKTNTLNSKETITSHIQTEKHDHSNDETNCSPINISMSVLNNTTTLKKQIKIPNGNLLDSFDIIPGLNDKKNDLPNYKFKEDPVRKQNERKLLNGWDCKDCCKFYEENNDNPIDAKNAMNHFSRHRSHKHQHHAPTPPGFWDPM from the coding sequence atgaataataaaaatgatggaGAGGCTCATGTACAAATGTTAACAGATGTTTGCCAAAATGTTTGtacatttatcaaaacaataacaatgaataacatGTCAAATGTTGATAAGTTAAATacctttgaaataaaaattaatgatttgcaATGTATTTgttctaaattaaaaactaaattagaaCAAATTAATGAACAAGTTAAAACATTAGCAAGTTTGTTAAATTTTACAACTGACCAAGATGCGTCTGCTATCGATATATTGACTCAATGGATTTTATCactttcaaacaaaaatattgaatatcctaagaaaagaaaattatattcttCATATTCACCTCTAAAGTTGTCTCTTAAAGATAAAACTGAGATTAATGAAAGCactaaaaataacacaatttgtACAAAACCtgaaaaagaaaacaaaattaaatgtcaaaatgaattaaataatatatggaaaTTACAAGTTAAGCGTGATGGAAATCCTTCTGATTTATTAAAGAAATCTAAACAAACCACATTAATGCTTCGACCACAAAAAGAAAAGGTGAAGATGGATATTACTACATTCAGCAGTCCTACACCTAAAATATCAGTATTAAATTCTTCTAGTTTGTTTAGTCCTgagatattaaatttgaaaaattatacaactaatgataatacaatatgtgaaacaaatataattcataatacagGACTAAATGATTCGGCTAATATTTCTTCaagtaattttaatacaattatcaagcctagtaaaaatatattgtctataataaaaacaaatactttaAATTCAAAAGAAACAATTACTTCACATATTCAAACTGAAAAACATGATCATTCAAATGATGAAACCAATTGTAGCCCAATAAATATATCAATGagtgttttaaataatacaacaacacttaaaaaacaaatcaaaattccTAACGGaaatttattagatagttttgatattattcctgggttgaatgataaaaaaaatgacttacccaattacaaatttaaagaaGATCCTGTTAGAAAACAAAATGAACGAAAGTTGTTAAATGGTTGGGATTGTAAAGACTGTTGCAAATTTTATgaagaaaataatgataatccTATAGATGCAAAAAATGCAATGAATCACTTTTCAAGACATCGTTCTCATAAACATCAACATCACGCTCCAACACCACCAGGATTTTGGGATCCAATGTAA
- the LOC132944470 gene encoding cathepsin F-like isoform X4 → MKLLFLGFCLFIALFGENVSAQKHKIGNNKQFLISKLYNRHYSVRNIINHKKIKRDTEEGINKFIEQLSDIALKSMNGLSDYGHKLIEVEEIGNISRTSDQNKLEVTACRFNDLNQKTEIEMHPEKKISRNDFFVCDVCQNTINKTENGTYKVVEMECVLHDSRAYISVPEPSPLGGYNDIEADNENIRKLALFSLDSITQQTMSKRSLGLIRVVSAKSQVVAGINYKIKLLVCEKDSTQGENIVMDPKNCRSCDITIWEQSWLNNKNVTKVACSKPSDISSFSSVAVTKRDIHENVNLGAKISLNSNDKKVLDIVTYALLSIDIQEGSNKPHVLSKIINVSKQIVSGIIYNIELELCDNSTSEVDEKNCRICNIKVWEQAWENNKNISEFNCYKPHKTNSDISNSEKLTTKKNNIDDRLQLKSDFENFIMTHNKIYTSLGEKSRRFRIFAANMKKVKLLQNHEQGSAIYGATQFADLTKNEFKKKYLGLDSSLTSKKTLPMAVIPQSASIPNEFDWRDYNAVTPVKNQGACGSCWAFSAIANIEGQYALKSKELLSLSEQELIDCDNLDNGCGGGLMTQAFEAVENLGGLETESDYPYEGHADRKGCQLKKSDVKVSISKAVNVSTDEEDIAKFLVKHGPLSVGVNANAMQFYMGGVSHPIHALCSPKSLDHGVAIVGYGVHRTKYTHKNLPYWLIKNSWGPGWGEKGYYLLYRGDGSCGVNQMVSSAIIE, encoded by the exons ATGAAATTACTATTTCTAGGATTTTGTCTCTTCATTGCTTTATTTGGAGAAAATGTTTCCGCTCAAAAGCACAAG ATTGGGAAtaataaacagtttttaatttctaagcTTTACAATCGTCATTATTCTGTGAGAAATATtatcaatcataaaaaaataaaaagagatACTGAAGAaggaattaataaatttattgaacAATTATCAGATATTGCATTGAAATCAATGAATGGATTATCAGATTATGGGCATAAATTAATTGAAGTAGAAGAAATTGGCAATATATCACGT ACTTCAGATCAAAACAAATTAGAAGTAACAGCATGtcgttttaatgatttaaatcaGAAAACAGAAATAGAAATGcatcctgaaaaaaaaatatcaagaaatgattttttt gtttgTGATGTATgtcaaaatacaattaataagacGGAAAACGGTACATATAAAGTGGTAGAAATGGAATGTGTCTTACATGATTCTCGTGCTTATATAAGTGTTCCAGAG ccaTCCCCTTTGGGAGGTTATAACGACATTGAAGCTGACAATGAGAACATCAGAAAACTGGCTCTCTTTTCATTAGATTCTATAACACAACAAACAATGTCTAAGAGATCCTTGGGGTTAATCAGAGTCGTCTCCGCAAAATCTCaa GTTGTTGcaggaataaattataaaataaaattattagtatgTGAAAAAGATTCAACACAGGGCGAGAACATTGTTATGGATCCTAaa aaTTGTCGTTCTTGTGATATAACCATCTGGGAACAATCATGgttgaacaataaaaatgttactaaAGTGGCTTGTTCTAAACCTTCTGACATTTCTTCATTTTCAAGCGTAGCTGTAACTAAAAGA GACATACATGAAAATGTAAATCTTGGAGCAAAAATAAGTTTGAATTCTAATGACAAGAAAGTTCTAGACATAGTGACTTATGCTTTACTGTCTATTGATATACAAGAAGGATCTAACAAACCACATGTGTtatcaaaaatcataaatgtatccaaacaa ATTGTGTCTGGAATTATCTACAATATTGAATTGGAATTATGTGATAATTCTACAAGTGAAGTTGATGAAAAG AACTGTAggatttgtaatattaaagtatGGGAACAGGCATGGGAGAACAACAAAAATATCTCAGAATTCAATTGTTATAAACCTCATAAAACTAACTCAGATATATCAAATTCT gaaaaattaACTaccaagaaaaataatattgatgatcGATTACAACTAAAGtcagattttgaaaattttatcatgacacataataaaatttatactaGTCTTGGAGAAAAGAGTAGAAGATTCAGAATATTTGCTGCTaatatgaaaaaagtaaaattattacaaaaccaTGAACAAGGAAGTGCTATTTATGGAGCTACACAATTTGCAGATCTTACAA aaaatgaatttaaaaaaaaatacttgggCCTGGACTCTTCGTTGACAAGCAAAAAAACATTACCTATGGCAGTTATACCTCAAAGTGCTTCTATTCCTAATGAATTTGATTGGAGAGACTATAATGCAGTGACACCAGTAAAAAATCAG GGAGCTTGTGGATCTTGTTGGGCATTCTCAGCCATAGCCAATATTGAGGGACAGTATGCTTTAAAATCTAAAGAACTGCTATCTCTCTCAGAACaag agctAATTGATTGTGACAATTTGGATAATGGATGTGGTGGTGGTTTAATGACTCAAGCATTTGAAGCCGTTGAAAATTTAGGAGGTTTAGAGACAGAGTCTGATTATCCTTATGAAGGACATGCAGATCGTAAAGGAtgtcagttaaaaaaaagtgatgTAAAGGTATCAATATCAAAAGCTGTGAATGTATCTACAGATGAGGAAGATATTGCCAAATTTTTAGTTAAACATGGACCTCTTTCTGTTGGGGTTAATGCTAATGCTATGCAG TTTTATATGGGTGGTGTATCACATCCAATCCATGCCTTATGTAGCCCTAAATCACTGGATCACGGTGTGGCCATTGTTGGCTATGGAGTCCACA gaACTAAATATACCCACAAAAATTTACCATATtggttaattaaaaatagttgggGACCTGGATGGGGAGAAAAA
- the LOC132944470 gene encoding cathepsin L-like isoform X2, with amino-acid sequence MKLLFLGFCLFIALFGENVSAQKHKPSPLGGYNDIEADNENIRKLALFSLDSITQQTMSKRSLGLIRVVSAKSQVVAGINYKIKLLVCEKDSTQGENIVMDPKNCRSCDITIWEQSWLNNKNVTKVACSKPSDISSFSSVAVTKRDIHENVNLGAKISLNSNDKKVLDIVTYALLSIDIQEGSNKPHVLSKIINVSKQIVSGIIYNIELELCDNSTSEVDEKNCRICNIKVWEQAWENNKNISEFNCYKPHKTNSDISNSEKLTTKKNNIDDRLQLKSDFENFIMTHNKIYTSLGEKSRRFRIFAANMKKVKLLQNHEQGSAIYGATQFADLTKNEFKKKYLGLDSSLTSKKTLPMAVIPQSASIPNEFDWRDYNAVTPVKNQGACGSCWAFSAIANIEGQYALKSKELLSLSEQELIDCDNLDNGCGGGLMTQAFEAVENLGGLETESDYPYEGHADRKGCQLKKSDVKVSISKAVNVSTDEEDIAKFLVKHGPLSVGVNANAMQFYMGGVSHPIHALCSPKSLDHGVAIVGYGVHKYPYLNATLPFWTIKNSWGDKWGMQGYYLLYRGDGSCGVNQMVSSAIIE; translated from the exons ATGAAATTACTATTTCTAGGATTTTGTCTCTTCATTGCTTTATTTGGAGAAAATGTTTCCGCTCAAAAGCACAAG ccaTCCCCTTTGGGAGGTTATAACGACATTGAAGCTGACAATGAGAACATCAGAAAACTGGCTCTCTTTTCATTAGATTCTATAACACAACAAACAATGTCTAAGAGATCCTTGGGGTTAATCAGAGTCGTCTCCGCAAAATCTCaa GTTGTTGcaggaataaattataaaataaaattattagtatgTGAAAAAGATTCAACACAGGGCGAGAACATTGTTATGGATCCTAaa aaTTGTCGTTCTTGTGATATAACCATCTGGGAACAATCATGgttgaacaataaaaatgttactaaAGTGGCTTGTTCTAAACCTTCTGACATTTCTTCATTTTCAAGCGTAGCTGTAACTAAAAGA GACATACATGAAAATGTAAATCTTGGAGCAAAAATAAGTTTGAATTCTAATGACAAGAAAGTTCTAGACATAGTGACTTATGCTTTACTGTCTATTGATATACAAGAAGGATCTAACAAACCACATGTGTtatcaaaaatcataaatgtatccaaacaa ATTGTGTCTGGAATTATCTACAATATTGAATTGGAATTATGTGATAATTCTACAAGTGAAGTTGATGAAAAG AACTGTAggatttgtaatattaaagtatGGGAACAGGCATGGGAGAACAACAAAAATATCTCAGAATTCAATTGTTATAAACCTCATAAAACTAACTCAGATATATCAAATTCT gaaaaattaACTaccaagaaaaataatattgatgatcGATTACAACTAAAGtcagattttgaaaattttatcatgacacataataaaatttatactaGTCTTGGAGAAAAGAGTAGAAGATTCAGAATATTTGCTGCTaatatgaaaaaagtaaaattattacaaaaccaTGAACAAGGAAGTGCTATTTATGGAGCTACACAATTTGCAGATCTTACAA aaaatgaatttaaaaaaaaatacttgggCCTGGACTCTTCGTTGACAAGCAAAAAAACATTACCTATGGCAGTTATACCTCAAAGTGCTTCTATTCCTAATGAATTTGATTGGAGAGACTATAATGCAGTGACACCAGTAAAAAATCAG GGAGCTTGTGGATCTTGTTGGGCATTCTCAGCCATAGCCAATATTGAGGGACAGTATGCTTTAAAATCTAAAGAACTGCTATCTCTCTCAGAACaag agctAATTGATTGTGACAATTTGGATAATGGATGTGGTGGTGGTTTAATGACTCAAGCATTTGAAGCCGTTGAAAATTTAGGAGGTTTAGAGACAGAGTCTGATTATCCTTATGAAGGACATGCAGATCGTAAAGGAtgtcagttaaaaaaaagtgatgTAAAGGTATCAATATCAAAAGCTGTGAATGTATCTACAGATGAGGAAGATATTGCCAAATTTTTAGTTAAACATGGACCTCTTTCTGTTGGGGTTAATGCTAATGCTATGCAG TTTTATATGGGTGGTGTATCACATCCAATCCATGCCTTATGTAGCCCTAAATCACTGGATCACGGTGTGGCCATTGTTGGCTATGGAGTCCACA aatATCCTTATTTAAATGCGACTTTACCGTTTTGGACCATTAAAAACAGTTGGGGCGACAAATGGGGCATGCAG
- the LOC132944470 gene encoding cathepsin L-like isoform X1 has product MKLLFLGFCLFIALFGENVSAQKHKPSPLGGYNDIEADNENIRKLALFSLDSITQQTMSKRSLGLIRVVSAKSQVVAGINYKIKLLVCEKDSTQGENIVMDPKNCRSCDITIWEQSWLNNKNVTKVACSKPSDISSFSSVAVTKRDIHENVNLGAKISLNSNDKKVLDIVTYALLSIDIQEGSNKPHVLSKIINVSKQIVSGIIYNIELELCDNSTSEVDEKNCRICNIKVWEQAWENNKNISEFNCYKPHKTNSDISNSEKLTTKKNNIDDRLQLKSDFENFIMTHNKIYTSLGEKSRRFRIFAANMKKVKLLQNHEQGSAIYGATQFADLTKNEFKKKYLGLDSSLTSKKTLPMAVIPQSASIPNEFDWRDYNAVTPVKNQGACGSCWAFSAIANIEGQYALKSKELLSLSEQELIDCDNLDNGCGGGLMTQAFEAVENLGGLETESDYPYEGHADRKGCQLKKSDVKVSISKAVNVSTDEEDIAKFLVKHGPLSVGVNANAMQFYMGGVSHPIHALCSPKSLDHGVAIVGYGVHRTKYTHKNLPYWLIKNSWGPGWGEKGYYLLYRGDGSCGVNQMVSSAIIE; this is encoded by the exons ATGAAATTACTATTTCTAGGATTTTGTCTCTTCATTGCTTTATTTGGAGAAAATGTTTCCGCTCAAAAGCACAAG ccaTCCCCTTTGGGAGGTTATAACGACATTGAAGCTGACAATGAGAACATCAGAAAACTGGCTCTCTTTTCATTAGATTCTATAACACAACAAACAATGTCTAAGAGATCCTTGGGGTTAATCAGAGTCGTCTCCGCAAAATCTCaa GTTGTTGcaggaataaattataaaataaaattattagtatgTGAAAAAGATTCAACACAGGGCGAGAACATTGTTATGGATCCTAaa aaTTGTCGTTCTTGTGATATAACCATCTGGGAACAATCATGgttgaacaataaaaatgttactaaAGTGGCTTGTTCTAAACCTTCTGACATTTCTTCATTTTCAAGCGTAGCTGTAACTAAAAGA GACATACATGAAAATGTAAATCTTGGAGCAAAAATAAGTTTGAATTCTAATGACAAGAAAGTTCTAGACATAGTGACTTATGCTTTACTGTCTATTGATATACAAGAAGGATCTAACAAACCACATGTGTtatcaaaaatcataaatgtatccaaacaa ATTGTGTCTGGAATTATCTACAATATTGAATTGGAATTATGTGATAATTCTACAAGTGAAGTTGATGAAAAG AACTGTAggatttgtaatattaaagtatGGGAACAGGCATGGGAGAACAACAAAAATATCTCAGAATTCAATTGTTATAAACCTCATAAAACTAACTCAGATATATCAAATTCT gaaaaattaACTaccaagaaaaataatattgatgatcGATTACAACTAAAGtcagattttgaaaattttatcatgacacataataaaatttatactaGTCTTGGAGAAAAGAGTAGAAGATTCAGAATATTTGCTGCTaatatgaaaaaagtaaaattattacaaaaccaTGAACAAGGAAGTGCTATTTATGGAGCTACACAATTTGCAGATCTTACAA aaaatgaatttaaaaaaaaatacttgggCCTGGACTCTTCGTTGACAAGCAAAAAAACATTACCTATGGCAGTTATACCTCAAAGTGCTTCTATTCCTAATGAATTTGATTGGAGAGACTATAATGCAGTGACACCAGTAAAAAATCAG GGAGCTTGTGGATCTTGTTGGGCATTCTCAGCCATAGCCAATATTGAGGGACAGTATGCTTTAAAATCTAAAGAACTGCTATCTCTCTCAGAACaag agctAATTGATTGTGACAATTTGGATAATGGATGTGGTGGTGGTTTAATGACTCAAGCATTTGAAGCCGTTGAAAATTTAGGAGGTTTAGAGACAGAGTCTGATTATCCTTATGAAGGACATGCAGATCGTAAAGGAtgtcagttaaaaaaaagtgatgTAAAGGTATCAATATCAAAAGCTGTGAATGTATCTACAGATGAGGAAGATATTGCCAAATTTTTAGTTAAACATGGACCTCTTTCTGTTGGGGTTAATGCTAATGCTATGCAG TTTTATATGGGTGGTGTATCACATCCAATCCATGCCTTATGTAGCCCTAAATCACTGGATCACGGTGTGGCCATTGTTGGCTATGGAGTCCACA gaACTAAATATACCCACAAAAATTTACCATATtggttaattaaaaatagttgggGACCTGGATGGGGAGAAAAA
- the LOC132944470 gene encoding cathepsin L-like isoform X3: protein MSKRSLGLIRVVSAKSQVVAGINYKIKLLVCEKDSTQGENIVMDPKNCRSCDITIWEQSWLNNKNVTKVACSKPSDISSFSSVAVTKRDIHENVNLGAKISLNSNDKKVLDIVTYALLSIDIQEGSNKPHVLSKIINVSKQIVSGIIYNIELELCDNSTSEVDEKNCRICNIKVWEQAWENNKNISEFNCYKPHKTNSDISNSEKLTTKKNNIDDRLQLKSDFENFIMTHNKIYTSLGEKSRRFRIFAANMKKVKLLQNHEQGSAIYGATQFADLTKNEFKKKYLGLDSSLTSKKTLPMAVIPQSASIPNEFDWRDYNAVTPVKNQGACGSCWAFSAIANIEGQYALKSKELLSLSEQELIDCDNLDNGCGGGLMTQAFEAVENLGGLETESDYPYEGHADRKGCQLKKSDVKVSISKAVNVSTDEEDIAKFLVKHGPLSVGVNANAMQFYMGGVSHPIHALCSPKSLDHGVAIVGYGVHRTKYTHKNLPYWLIKNSWGPGWGEKGYYLLYRGDGSCGVNQMVSSAIIE from the exons ATGTCTAAGAGATCCTTGGGGTTAATCAGAGTCGTCTCCGCAAAATCTCaa GTTGTTGcaggaataaattataaaataaaattattagtatgTGAAAAAGATTCAACACAGGGCGAGAACATTGTTATGGATCCTAaa aaTTGTCGTTCTTGTGATATAACCATCTGGGAACAATCATGgttgaacaataaaaatgttactaaAGTGGCTTGTTCTAAACCTTCTGACATTTCTTCATTTTCAAGCGTAGCTGTAACTAAAAGA GACATACATGAAAATGTAAATCTTGGAGCAAAAATAAGTTTGAATTCTAATGACAAGAAAGTTCTAGACATAGTGACTTATGCTTTACTGTCTATTGATATACAAGAAGGATCTAACAAACCACATGTGTtatcaaaaatcataaatgtatccaaacaa ATTGTGTCTGGAATTATCTACAATATTGAATTGGAATTATGTGATAATTCTACAAGTGAAGTTGATGAAAAG AACTGTAggatttgtaatattaaagtatGGGAACAGGCATGGGAGAACAACAAAAATATCTCAGAATTCAATTGTTATAAACCTCATAAAACTAACTCAGATATATCAAATTCT gaaaaattaACTaccaagaaaaataatattgatgatcGATTACAACTAAAGtcagattttgaaaattttatcatgacacataataaaatttatactaGTCTTGGAGAAAAGAGTAGAAGATTCAGAATATTTGCTGCTaatatgaaaaaagtaaaattattacaaaaccaTGAACAAGGAAGTGCTATTTATGGAGCTACACAATTTGCAGATCTTACAA aaaatgaatttaaaaaaaaatacttgggCCTGGACTCTTCGTTGACAAGCAAAAAAACATTACCTATGGCAGTTATACCTCAAAGTGCTTCTATTCCTAATGAATTTGATTGGAGAGACTATAATGCAGTGACACCAGTAAAAAATCAG GGAGCTTGTGGATCTTGTTGGGCATTCTCAGCCATAGCCAATATTGAGGGACAGTATGCTTTAAAATCTAAAGAACTGCTATCTCTCTCAGAACaag agctAATTGATTGTGACAATTTGGATAATGGATGTGGTGGTGGTTTAATGACTCAAGCATTTGAAGCCGTTGAAAATTTAGGAGGTTTAGAGACAGAGTCTGATTATCCTTATGAAGGACATGCAGATCGTAAAGGAtgtcagttaaaaaaaagtgatgTAAAGGTATCAATATCAAAAGCTGTGAATGTATCTACAGATGAGGAAGATATTGCCAAATTTTTAGTTAAACATGGACCTCTTTCTGTTGGGGTTAATGCTAATGCTATGCAG TTTTATATGGGTGGTGTATCACATCCAATCCATGCCTTATGTAGCCCTAAATCACTGGATCACGGTGTGGCCATTGTTGGCTATGGAGTCCACA gaACTAAATATACCCACAAAAATTTACCATATtggttaattaaaaatagttgggGACCTGGATGGGGAGAAAAA